In the genome of Meles meles chromosome 4, mMelMel3.1 paternal haplotype, whole genome shotgun sequence, one region contains:
- the IFNGR2 gene encoding interferon gamma receptor 2 isoform X1 encodes MRPPPPPLSLLSLLLLLGGHGTAAPPADSLSQLPTPRNPKVHLYNAEQVLTWEPGSLSNDSRPVVYQVQYKYFSGSRWYDANDLGMNCMNLTKPECNFTPSSLSTGFPPHFNISLRVRAKLEDLVSPWLTVPWFLSCWNVTVGPPENIWVTPGEASLIIRFSSPFHIPPDLGYFQYYVHYWEKAGIQKVKGPFKSNSVVLDDLKPLREYCLQVKAHLFRTSCNTSRPGRLSNITCYETMMDATTKLQQVILIAVGVFLSLAALAGGCFFLVLRYKSLVKYWFHSPPSIPSQIEEYLKDPSQPILEALDKDTSPTDDAWDSVSVISFPAKEQEDVPQSTLTQNSGAVC; translated from the exons ACTCTCTCTCCCAGCTGCCAACTCCTCGAAACCCGAAGGTTCACCTGTACAACGCCGAGCAGGTTCTGACTTGGGAGCCGGGGTCCCTGAGCAATGACAGCAGGCCGGTGGTCTACCAGGTGCAGTACAAATA CTTCTCTGGCAGTAGGTGGTATGACGCCAACGACTTAGGTATGAACTGTATGAACCTCACCAAGCCCGAGTGTAACTTCACCCCGAGCAGCCTCTCAACGGGTTTCCCACCACATTTCAACATCTCTCTACGCGTCCGAGCCAAGCTGGAGGACCTGGTTTCCCCTTGGCTGACAGTGCCTTGGTTCCTGTCCTGTTGGAATG TTACCGTTGGGCCTCCTGAGAACATCTGGGTGACGCCGGGAGAAGCCTCCCTGATCATCAGGTTCTCCTCTCCCTTTCACATCCCTCCCGACCTGGGCTATTTCCAGTACTATGTCCATTACTGGGAAAAGGCAGGAATCCAAAAG GTTAAAGGTCCTTTCAAGAGCAACTCTGTCGTGTTGGATGACTTGAAACCCTTAAGAGAATACTGTTTACAAGTGAAGGCGCATCTCTTTCGCACATCCTGCAACACCTCTAGGCCCGGACGCTTAAGCAACATAACTTGCTACGAAACAATGATGGATG CCACTACCAAGCTTCAGCAAGTGATCCTCATCGCCGTGGGAGTCTTTCTGTCGCTGGCGGCGCTGGCGGGGGGCTGTTTCTTCCTGGTGCTGAGATACAAAAGCCTGGTAAAATACTGGTTTCACTCTCCGCCAAGCATCCCGTCACAAATCGAAGAG TATCTGAAGGACCCGAGCCAGCCTATCCTAGAGGCCCTGGACAAGGACACGTCGCCAACGGATGATGCCTGGGACTCTGTGTCCGTCATTTCGTTTCCAGCGAAGGAGCAAGAAGATGTTCCCCAAAGCACTTTGACCCAAAACTCTGGTGCGGTCTGCTAG
- the IFNGR2 gene encoding interferon gamma receptor 2 isoform X2, with translation MTAGRWSTSFSGSRWYDANDLGMNCMNLTKPECNFTPSSLSTGFPPHFNISLRVRAKLEDLVSPWLTVPWFLSCWNVTVGPPENIWVTPGEASLIIRFSSPFHIPPDLGYFQYYVHYWEKAGIQKVKGPFKSNSVVLDDLKPLREYCLQVKAHLFRTSCNTSRPGRLSNITCYETMMDATTKLQQVILIAVGVFLSLAALAGGCFFLVLRYKSLVKYWFHSPPSIPSQIEEYLKDPSQPILEALDKDTSPTDDAWDSVSVISFPAKEQEDVPQSTLTQNSGAVC, from the exons ATGACAGCAGGCCGGTGGTCTACCAG CTTCTCTGGCAGTAGGTGGTATGACGCCAACGACTTAGGTATGAACTGTATGAACCTCACCAAGCCCGAGTGTAACTTCACCCCGAGCAGCCTCTCAACGGGTTTCCCACCACATTTCAACATCTCTCTACGCGTCCGAGCCAAGCTGGAGGACCTGGTTTCCCCTTGGCTGACAGTGCCTTGGTTCCTGTCCTGTTGGAATG TTACCGTTGGGCCTCCTGAGAACATCTGGGTGACGCCGGGAGAAGCCTCCCTGATCATCAGGTTCTCCTCTCCCTTTCACATCCCTCCCGACCTGGGCTATTTCCAGTACTATGTCCATTACTGGGAAAAGGCAGGAATCCAAAAG GTTAAAGGTCCTTTCAAGAGCAACTCTGTCGTGTTGGATGACTTGAAACCCTTAAGAGAATACTGTTTACAAGTGAAGGCGCATCTCTTTCGCACATCCTGCAACACCTCTAGGCCCGGACGCTTAAGCAACATAACTTGCTACGAAACAATGATGGATG CCACTACCAAGCTTCAGCAAGTGATCCTCATCGCCGTGGGAGTCTTTCTGTCGCTGGCGGCGCTGGCGGGGGGCTGTTTCTTCCTGGTGCTGAGATACAAAAGCCTGGTAAAATACTGGTTTCACTCTCCGCCAAGCATCCCGTCACAAATCGAAGAG TATCTGAAGGACCCGAGCCAGCCTATCCTAGAGGCCCTGGACAAGGACACGTCGCCAACGGATGATGCCTGGGACTCTGTGTCCGTCATTTCGTTTCCAGCGAAGGAGCAAGAAGATGTTCCCCAAAGCACTTTGACCCAAAACTCTGGTGCGGTCTGCTAG